In a genomic window of Helianthus annuus cultivar XRQ/B chromosome 10, HanXRQr2.0-SUNRISE, whole genome shotgun sequence:
- the LOC110885000 gene encoding pyruvate decarboxylase 2: MDTKIIGALEATPATNGNLGSPPKLTPTCCIQSSPVPFNSGEATLGRHLARRLVQIGVSDVFSVPGDFNLTLLDHLIAEPGLNLVGCCNELNAGYAADGYARSRGVGACVVTFTVGGLSVLNAIAGAYSENLPLICIVGGPNSNDYGTNRILHHTIGLPDFSQELRCFQTVTCYQAVVNNLDDAHELIDTAISTALKESKPVYISIGCNLAAIPHPTFSREPVPFSLAPKLSNKMGLEAAVEAAAEFLNKAVKPVMVGGPKLRVSHACDAFVELADATGYALAVTPAGKGLVPEYHPHFIGTYWGAVSTAFCAEIVESADAYIFAGPIFNDYSSVGYSLLLKKEKALIVHPDRVVIGNGPTFGCILMKDFLQALAKRVKKNTTAYENYHRIFVPEGHPLKCAPREPLRVNVLFEHIQKMLSSDTAVIAETGDSWFNCQKLKLPQGCGYEFQMQYGSIGWSVGATLGYAQAATDKRVIACIGDGSFQVTAQDVSTMLRCGQNSIIFLINNGGYTIEVEIHDGPYNVIKNWNYTGLVDAIHNGEGKCWTTKVVCEEDLIEAIETATGAKKDCFCFIEVMAHKDDTSKELLEWGSRVSAANSRPPNPQ, translated from the exons ATGGATACCAAAATCATCGGTGCTTTAGAAGCTACTCCTGCTACCAACGGCAACCTCGGTAGCCCACCCAAACTCACCCCTACTTGCTGCATCCAGTCCTCCCCCGTCCCCTTCAACTCCGGCGAGGCCACACTCGGCCGCCACCTCGCTCGCCGCCTCGTCCAGATCGGAGTCTCCGACGTCTTCTCTGTTCCCGGCGACTTTAATCTAACTTTGCTGGACCACCTCATCGCTGAGCCAGGGCTCAACCTGGTCGGCTGCTGCAACGAGCTCAATGCAGGATACGCTGCCGACGGTTACGCTAGGTCTCGCGGCGTCGGTGCTTGTGTTGTTACTTTCACTGTTGGTGGACTTAGTGTCCTCAATGCTATTGCCGGTGCGTACAGTGAGAATCTTCCGTTGATTTGTATTGTCGGTGGACCGAATTCGAACGATTACGGTACTAACAGGATTCTTCATCATACTATCGGATTGCCGGATTTTAGCCAGGAGCTTCGTTGCTTTCAGACTGTCACTTGCTATCAG GCTGTGGTGAATAACTTGGATGATGCACATGAATTGATCGATACCGCGATCTCGACTGCTTTGAAAGAGAGCAAACCTGTTTACATCAGCATAGGTTGTAATTTGGCAGCCATTCCTCATCCTACGTTCAGCCGAGAACCGGTTCCATTTTCTTTAGCCCCCAA GTTGAGTAATAAGATGGGTTTGGAAGCGGCTGTTGAGGCTGCAGCAGAGTTCTTGAACAAAGCAGTAAAGCCTGTGATGGTTGGTGGACCTAAACTACGTGTTTCACACGCGTGTGATGCGTTTGTCGAATTGGCAGATGCTACGGGTTACGCTCTTGCGGTGACACCAGCAGGAAAAGGGCTAGTCCCCGAGTACCATCCTCACTTCATTGGAACATATTGGGGTGCTGTAAGCACAGCATTCTGTGCAGAGATTGTTGAATCAGCTGATGCGTACATCTTTGCCGGCCCTATATTCAACGATTACAGCTCTGTAGGTTACTCTCTCCTTCTTAAGAAGGAGAAAGCGCTGATTGTTCACCCTGATCGGGTTGTAATCGGAAATGGGCCCACTTTTGGTTGTATTCTTATGAAGGATTTCTTGCAAGCTCTAGCTAAAAGGGTTAAGAAAAACACCACTGCATATGAGAATTACCATCGGATTTTCGTACCCGAAGGTCACCCTCTGAAATGTGCTCCTAGGGAACCGTTAAGGGTTAATGTTCTGTTTGAACACATACAGAAGATGTTGTCTAGTGACACTGCTGTGATTGCTGAAACCGGAGATTCGTGGTTCAATTGCCAGAAACTAAAACTGCCACAAGGATGTGGGTATGAGTTCCAGATGCAATACGGGTCGATTGGGTGGTCTGTTGGTGCTACTCTTGGGTATGCACAGGCTGCTACTGATAAGAGGGTGATTGCTTGCATTGGTGATGGAAGCTTTCAA GTTACTGCCCAAGATGTGTCCACAATGCTGCGATGTGGGCAGAACTCCATCATCTTCTTGATAAACAATGGTGGCTACACCATTGAAGTTGAAATCCATGATGGGCCTTACAATGTGATCAAGAATTGGAACTACACTGGATTGGTTGATGCGATCCACAATGGAGAGGGCAAGTGTTGGACTACAAAG GTGGTTTGTGAAGAAGATCTGATTGAAGCAATAGAGACAGCAACCGGAGCTAAAAAAGATTGTTTTTGCTTTATTGAAGTGATGGCTCACAAGGATGATACAAGCAAAGAGTTGCTCGAGTGGGGTTCGAGAGTTTCGGCTGCTAATAGCCGTCCCCCGAACCCTCAGTAA